AACGAGGGCGGGCGCTCGGAGGCGGCCGCGCTGTCCTTGGTCGCGACGACGAACATCCACCACAGCGGGAAGAACGACGTCAGGACGGTGATGATCAGCGCGATGTAGGTCAGCGGCGTGGCGTCGCGCATCTCGCCGACCCGGCCGCGGCGGCGCCGCTTCGGTCCGGGGTCGGCGTGCGCCGGACCGCGCCGCGGCGACGCCGCCGATGCGGACGGGGTCGTTGTCGTCGTTGTCATGTCGCGCTCCGAATCCGGCTGGTCACCAGGGAGTTGACCAGCGAGAAGACGATGACCAGCACGAACAGCGCCCAGGAGATGGCGGCGCCGTAACCGTAGTTGCCGTAGCGGAACGCCTCCTGGAAGACCAGCATCATCACCGTCTGGAACTGTCCCTGGGTGCCGCCCGCCATGGCTCCACCGCTGTCGAAGACCGCGGGCTCGGTGAAGAGCTGCATCTGCCCGATCGTGGAGATGATGACGGTGAAGATGATCGTCGGGCGCAGCATCGGGATCGTGATCTGCCAGAACTGGCGCATGCGCGACGCGCCGTCGATGGCCGCCGCCTCGTAGACGTCCTTGGGGACGGCCTGCATCGCGGCCAGGTAGATCAGCGCGTTGTAGCCGGTCCAGCGCCAGTCGATCATCACGGCGATCGCGGCCCATGAGGCGTACTTCTCGCCCCGCCAGTTGATCGGGTCGACGCCGAAGAACTCCAGCGCGTAGTTGATCAGCCCGAACTGGGTGCCGAAGAGCTGGCTGAAGACGATCGCGACGGCGGCGATGGAGGTGATGTAAGGCAGGATCAGCGCCATGCGGAACATGTTGCGCATGCGGAGCCTGCGGTTGAGGGTGTCGGCGAGGAAGAGCGCGAGGAGGAGCTGCGGCACCACGGCGATGGCGAAGATGCCCAGCGTGTTGTACAGCGCGTTCCAGAACTTGGCGTCACCGAAGAGGCGGACGTAGTTGTCGAGCCCGATGAACCCCTCGTTGCCGCCGATCAGGCTCCAGTCGTGCAGGGAGACCCAGACCGTGTAGAGCAGCGGGAAGAGCCCGAAGATCCCGAAGAGCACGAAGAACGGGGAGATGAACAGGTAGGGCGAGCTCTTGACGTCCAGCCGGCTGAACAGGATCTGACGGCGTTCCCGCTTCTCCTGCGCCGCTGTTCGGTGGGCCCCTCGGCCGCCGCCTTCACCCTTTCCGGCGGACGGCGGGGGCGGTGGGGCGCCGCCGCGCTTGAGAGTGGTCACGTCGCGCGCTCCTTTTTCGTTGTGGGTTGTCGTTGTGCGCATGAGGATGTGTGCGTGGGTGGGCTCGGGCCGGCCGCACGGCCCTCGCCCGCGGGCGAGGGCCGTGGGAAGGCGGGAACGGGAAAAGGGCGGCGACACGGTGGTGACCCGGCCCCGGTGCGCGGCGCTGGGGCCGCGTGGGAGGGGGACCGGGGCTCGGGTCACCGGGTCTGGAGGATGGGCGTGGCCCCCTCCGTCAGGGTCGGCGCGTCAGCCCTCGCCGGTCGCGCGCTCGGCCGCCTCCATCGCGGTGTCCCAGCCTTCGTCGGGCGAGGCCTGGCCCTGCTCGACCGACTCCATGGCGGCGCGGAAGGCGTCGTCGATGGCCTGGGTGTCCGGGCCGAAGTAGACCGGCTCCAGCTCCATGGCGCTCTCACCGTAGATCTGGCCGACCGGGGCGCTGTTGAAGTACTCGCGCTCGAAGCTCTGGACCTCGTCGCTCTGCAGGGCCTCGGGCGAGGAGGGCAGGACGTTCGCGGCGTTCCAGGCGCTCAACTGGCCTTCCGGGCTGGTCAGGAACTGGGCCAGTTCGGCGGCCTCCTCGGGGTGCTCACTCTGGGTCGGGACCGCCAGCCAGGAGCCGCCCCAGTTTCCGCCGCCGCCGGGAACCGCGGCGACGTCCCACTGGTTGTTGCCGGAGGTGCCCGCGGTGGTCTCGATGTGGCCGAGCATCCAGGCCGGGCAGGGCATGGTGGCGAAGACGTTGTTCTGGATGCCGGCGTTCCACTCGTCGGACCAGATCGGCAGGCTGGCCGACAGCCCCTCCTCGGCCATGGTCGTGACCGTCTCGTAGGCCTCCTGGGTCGAGCTGTTGCTCTCGATCACCAGGTTGCCTTCCCTGTCCTGGTAGGGCTCGCCGCCGGCCTGGGCGGCGATGGCGCGGAAGTAGGGCTGGATCGTGGAGACGAAGGAGGCGCCGGTCTCGGCCTCCTGGAACTCCTGACCCGTCTCGATGAAATCGTCCCAGGTCGGCCAGAGCTCACCGACCTCCTCGCGGTCGGTCGGCATACCGGCCTCCTCGAAGAGGCCGACGTTGTAGCACATGCTCATGCTGCCGATGTCGGTGCCCAGGCCGACGAGCTGGCCCTCGGCGGTCTTGCCCTGCTCCCACTTCCAGGGCAGGAAGTTGCCCTCCAGCTCCTCCGCGCCGTGCTCGGCGAGGTCGGTGAACTGGTCGCCCTGGGCGAGGAACTGCACGATGTTGCCCTCTTCGAGGGCGACGACGTCGCCCGCGCCGCTGCCGGAGGCGATGTTCTGCTGCAGCTGCGGGGTGTAGTCGGCGAGGTCGGTGACGTTGCGCTCCTCGATCGTGATGTTCGGGTGCTCCGACTCGAACTGCTCGTAGAGCTCGTCGTAGCCGAAGACACCGTAGGTGTCGACGACCAGGGTGATCTCGCCTCCGGAGTCGGCCGAGTCGCCACCGCCGCAGGCGGTCGCGGCGAGCATGACTCCGGCTCCGGCCACCGCGGCCATCTGCCAGCGGCGGCGTTGGAAGTTTCGCATCGGTGGTGCCCTTCTCCAGAAGGAAAGACGACTGGGCGGCGCCCCGCGTACCCCCCGGCTTGGGAGCGCTCCCATAAGGGTGGAGCGCTCTCCACCCTCCGTCAATCCCCCGGCATGACGACGCAACACAACCGTTACCTCGGTCACATCCGGCCGAGCGTGGCGAACAGGCCCTGAACAGGGCGGGAGGGCCGTGCGGCGAATCGGGGGCCGCCGGGTTCCCGCTGTGACCCGAGGTGACCCAGGGCGACGAAGAGGGCCGGGTGCCCGCACGCCTCTCGTGCGGGCACCCGGCCCCGGGCCGTCGGCGCCGCACCCGTCGACGCTGCGCCGACGGGTGCGGCGGCGGTGCGGCTACTCCTGCCCGGCGGCGCCGGCCTCGATCGGGATCACCACGCCCTGCCAGCGCTCCTCGACGAAGTCCCCGACCTCGTCGCTGTGCAGGAGCTCGTCGAGCTTGTTCAGGTCCTCGTCGTCGACGTCGGCGCTGTCGACCACCAGCCCGTTGGCGTAGGGGTTGTCCTCGGTGTCCTCGAGGGCCAGGGTGTTGGCCTCCTCGGCGAGGTTCGCCTCCAGCGCGAAGTTGCCGTTGACGACCGCGGCGTCGACGTCGGCCAGCGAGCGCGGCAGTTGGGCCGCCTCGATCGGGGTGATCTCCAGGCCCTCGGGGTTGTCGGCGATGTCGTTCTCGGTGGCGCCGTCGCCGGCGCCCTCCTCCAGCGTGATCAGCCCCTGCGCCTGCAGGAGCTGCAGCGCGCGGCCGAGGTTGGAGCCGTCGTTGGGCACCGCGATCGTGGCGCCCTCGCCGAGGTCGTCGACGCCGCCCAGCGCGTCGGAGTACAGTCCGAACGCCTCCAAGTGGACGTCGTCGAGGTAGGTGAGATCGGCGTCCTCGTTGTTGGCGAGGTACTCCTCGAGGAAGGGCCGGTGCTGGAAGTAGTTGGCGTCGAGCTCGCCCTGGACCAGCGCCGCGTTGGGCTGGTTGTAGTCGGTGAACTCCTGGATCTCGATGTCGAGGCCGGCGTCGGCGGCGAGTTCGTCGCGCACGAACTCCAGGATCTCGGCGTGCGGGACCGCGGTCGCGCCGACGGTGATCGCGTCCTCGCCGCCCGAAGCCTGCTCACTGGGGCTTCCGCAGGCCGCGAGCGTCGTGACCAGTGCCGTCGTGCCGATGACCGACCAAATCGCGGTGTGCTTCATGGGATTCTCGTAGCTTTCCGTGTTCTCGTGGACTGCCGGGTCGAAAAGGGGCCGGTCCGAAGGGTCCGGCCGCGGGAGGGACTGGAGGAAACGGGGGAGGTCAGCGGTGCGACATCCTGCGCACGAGGACGTCGCCGAGGCTCTGCACGGCCTGGACCACCACGACCAGGAAGACGACGGTCGCCCACAGGTAGTAGTCGTCGAAGCGCTGGTAGCCGTAGCGGATCGCGATGTCGCCCAGTCCGCCCCCGCCGATCGCGCCGGCCATGGCGGAGTAGGAGATGAGCGCGACGACCGTCATCACCAGGCCGGCGATCAGGCCGGGCAGGGCCTCGGGAAGCAGCACCTTGCCGACGATGGTCAGCTTGCGGGCGCCCATGGCGTGCGACGCCTCGATGACGCCCCGGTCCACCTCGCGCAGCGAGGTCTCGACCAGCCGGGCGAAGAACGGGATGGCGCCGATGCTGAGCGGCACGATGGCCGCCGTCGGGCCGAGCGTGGTGCCGGTGAGCAGCCGGGTCAGCGACAGCACGGCCACCATGAGCACGATGAAGGGCAGGGACCGGCCGATGTTGACGATCGCGCCCAGCACGGCCCTGACCGCGGGGGCGGGGGTGAGGCCGCCCCGATCGGTGGAGACCAGCAGCACGCCCAGCGGCAGGCCGAACAGGACGGTGAACATGGTGGCCCACAGCACCATGTAGAGGGTGTCCAGGGTGCCGATCCACAGCACCGGCCACATCTCGGGCCAGCGCTGGGCGAGTTCGTCCGTCCACACCATCAGGCCGGCACCTCCACCAGCAGGCCCTTGTCCACGAGATAGTCGAGGGCCGCGTCCCGGTTGGCGCCCTGGATCTGCACGTTCAGCCGTCCCACGGAGCTGCGCGAGACGGTCTCCACCGCGCCGCCGAGGACGTTGACGTCGACGTCGA
This sequence is a window from Spinactinospora alkalitolerans. Protein-coding genes within it:
- a CDS encoding ABC transporter substrate-binding protein → MRNFQRRRWQMAAVAGAGVMLAATACGGGDSADSGGEITLVVDTYGVFGYDELYEQFESEHPNITIEERNVTDLADYTPQLQQNIASGSGAGDVVALEEGNIVQFLAQGDQFTDLAEHGAEELEGNFLPWKWEQGKTAEGQLVGLGTDIGSMSMCYNVGLFEEAGMPTDREEVGELWPTWDDFIETGQEFQEAETGASFVSTIQPYFRAIAAQAGGEPYQDREGNLVIESNSSTQEAYETVTTMAEEGLSASLPIWSDEWNAGIQNNVFATMPCPAWMLGHIETTAGTSGNNQWDVAAVPGGGGNWGGSWLAVPTQSEHPEEAAELAQFLTSPEGQLSAWNAANVLPSSPEALQSDEVQSFEREYFNSAPVGQIYGESAMELEPVYFGPDTQAIDDAFRAAMESVEQGQASPDEGWDTAMEAAERATGEG
- a CDS encoding methionine ABC transporter permease; the protein is MVWTDELAQRWPEMWPVLWIGTLDTLYMVLWATMFTVLFGLPLGVLLVSTDRGGLTPAPAVRAVLGAIVNIGRSLPFIVLMVAVLSLTRLLTGTTLGPTAAIVPLSIGAIPFFARLVETSLREVDRGVIEASHAMGARKLTIVGKVLLPEALPGLIAGLVMTVVALISYSAMAGAIGGGGLGDIAIRYGYQRFDDYYLWATVVFLVVVVQAVQSLGDVLVRRMSHR
- a CDS encoding MetQ/NlpA family ABC transporter substrate-binding protein; this translates as MKHTAIWSVIGTTALVTTLAACGSPSEQASGGEDAITVGATAVPHAEILEFVRDELAADAGLDIEIQEFTDYNQPNAALVQGELDANYFQHRPFLEEYLANNEDADLTYLDDVHLEAFGLYSDALGGVDDLGEGATIAVPNDGSNLGRALQLLQAQGLITLEEGAGDGATENDIADNPEGLEITPIEAAQLPRSLADVDAAVVNGNFALEANLAEEANTLALEDTEDNPYANGLVVDSADVDDEDLNKLDELLHSDEVGDFVEERWQGVVIPIEAGAAGQE
- a CDS encoding carbohydrate ABC transporter permease, giving the protein MLFSRLDVKSSPYLFISPFFVLFGIFGLFPLLYTVWVSLHDWSLIGGNEGFIGLDNYVRLFGDAKFWNALYNTLGIFAIAVVPQLLLALFLADTLNRRLRMRNMFRMALILPYITSIAAVAIVFSQLFGTQFGLINYALEFFGVDPINWRGEKYASWAAIAVMIDWRWTGYNALIYLAAMQAVPKDVYEAAAIDGASRMRQFWQITIPMLRPTIIFTVIISTIGQMQLFTEPAVFDSGGAMAGGTQGQFQTVMMLVFQEAFRYGNYGYGAAISWALFVLVIVFSLVNSLVTSRIRSAT